The Labeo rohita strain BAU-BD-2019 chromosome 10, IGBB_LRoh.1.0, whole genome shotgun sequence genomic interval TCCATGTCAAGTTTAGATTTAAGTTGacttacttttgatttattcatccaaaattctgtgacattccacgttgtacagtaaattacattttttttatgactggatttcgcATTTCTGTCTGCATTTTccgcatcgcggaaatcatagggctaATCATAAAACTAATGATTTAAATACGTTGACTCTACAAATAGAAGcagtattttttacaattatatgcatatttatacaaatatttaagtagTTGCCCTTGTTTGCATGGTGGAGATTTCACTGTAGAATCATGGGCAATGTagtttagctgtacaaaacagctcattttgctgctttacattgcaaactggtgtgtcttactgtattattttaatggtttgtagtgcacacagttttaccgtttactgcacgttgttattcttctcgttatttcccaatagcggctaatgaaccggaagtctcacctaTAGGCTTACCTTTGCgtttaaaaataaggtggatacatgattatttaaaaaaaataagttaaaataattgAGCTGAGGGCTTTAAGCAATTGCATTTGGAGTTTTGCACAAGCACCACTTTAGAAAATACAAAAGGCTTGTTTATAGTGGTTTGACAGTAGTCTATAAATGTTCTAACTAGTGTTTTGACGTAAGTTACGCATAACCATAGTAACTTTAGTGCAGAACAGCTGGCCTGAAGCTCACGTGTTGCTGAGACTAACAAAAGCCGGTGAACATTCAGTGTAGCACGTTAATGTAAAAGGgaactgtttgttttcttgtattttgTTAACTTGAGAACATCGCGTTTTTTCAGTGAAAACTAATCTGGAATATTTTAGGATTATTATATTAAGACGTAAAAATGAAAGAGGGTATTTCTGTGGGTCAACACGAGGACAATGAGACCGCCTGTGTGTGTCGCTGGAACGTGTTTGTGATTAAACAACATGGCCGCCTCCATGCTCAACCATTCTGACCTTTACAAAAAGCTCCTGCAACATTTACAAGCGAGACTTTAACACTCCTACATAATATAATCGAGTTAATGTACACGTGTTTATGCGTGCAGCATTCTTAAAACAGACCGAATGACTTAAAAACCTTCATATTCACAGAGTACGTTACACTTATGGAGTCGAAGTACAGAGAAAGGCTACGGAGAAATCTATTACCGTTAAGCACGCCTGACGTTAACGACATTTATATCCGTGTTTCCATGATGGAAAGGTTTCACGGGGAAATCATCATTCTAGTTTCCGCCGCTAGTCGCGCTTTGGGGGTTCAGCCTAGCATCTTTCTGGGTGAAAGGTCAACCGGTGTTACCCAAGCTTATTTTACATTAACTTTAtgttgtgtgtttattatatGACGTATGGTGTTTTAAATCGGTTGCCTGGGTGATACACATTTAACGAACTCTTGTTAAATCTACAGGCGGGATCAGGAAAATCCCAAAGATTCACAAAGTGGGAGGTTATTTCAGGTGAGGGTTGGACTAATCGTCCAGCACACCCCTTTAACCCGTGAACGTGAAggtcattttcatatttaaaagtccTGAACAAGTTGTAGTACGAGAAGTACAACTGACACATAACACAATGAATGTTGACAACACTCACCTAAAACATCCGCGGACTTGTGCCGGGCGATAAAGCAGGCATCGTCGCCGTAGCACATGCCTTTCTTCAGGATCCCCTTCCGAAAGTCCTTCCCGAAGCCGCAGCTGGCCGTGATCAGGCTATAATCTCTGCCGTCCGTTTGCGAGAGTCCGCCCAGGACAGCCCTGGCAACGATCCTGCCATAGGAAAGTACCGATAACATCCCCGACGGTGTACGGTGAGCGTGTACCTGCCGAGCCCGTCTCCCGTCTCTCTACGATGCACAACCTGCGCCTCTGTGCACCAACATTCGGCTCCGGGCGCCGCAGATGAACCACACGAGCCAAAGCAAGCCGCTGTGAAAGTGCTACAAAGGTCCTTTCTTCGTCAGTGAATGCCGGACGCGTGAGATATACGGCTGTTTTATGTCTTGGCGGATTTGACAGACAAAGTTCCTCCAGTACGCTCCATCCTATCCGACATCCTCTCGTGGACTCACTCGCTCACACTCTCCCTCACCAGCGCCCGTGTTCCGGAGACAAGCACATACGGGCCTTGAGATCACGTGGCCGGCTGCGGTGACGTCAGAGCGTAGTGGAAACCCAAGGACGTAGTGGAAGAACATGTGCTAGAGCGCTTTGGACTGAAATATTGATTACTCTTGTGACTTGTGGAGGTGAAAAGGAAaccattttagtttgtttttccaTTACATACAATAGTAAGCTATTCTGTATTGCTGTGGAGTAGAAAAGTTATGGAGTGAATTTTGTGCCAATATTCATCAagcattttgcaaataaacacaatctgATTTGCAAAGAAAAACGCAACTTTCAAACAAACGCAAAGTGATTTGCAATTACAAAACTCTatttgagagaaaatgcagtggtatagacaaatatatattgtgtattaCAACTGTGAGACTCTCCCTTTCATAAGGAaatttgacttgattttctcacaaatgcgtgCAGGCAGATTTTCTTACAAATGCAATTGAGCAACTTCCTTTTccaaaaaacagcagatggcgctgtcGGTCAATTTACACTAGTCTCCTGAGACCCAAAACACCCGTTTAATTTAGTATCATTTATGGTAATATCACCCAagaagtaattaattaaatgttttgtaaagttttCTTGATGACCacgaaaagaataaaaatacagatacGAGCATGGCATCATTAGAAATTGCAatgggtctacttttatttgtatatagtcataataacaaaaacaatgtgcttttttaaaataaagaaaacaaacagggtgCGTTCTCTTTGTCTTTGGGATCTTTCTTCACAGGCACATGAATAAAACAACCTgatacatatatgtataaaaagcttgaaatgtctacttttgaaaacaaatattctctgattatATAATCTGAGTGAAAGTAAGGAAAGGTACAGTTTCTCCTGTCTCATCCCATTATCATTAATGTGATCCCGTCTCACACTGACTGTTCTGTTCTCATGTTAATGATCTGATTAAAGTTGGTTTTAAAGTTGGTAAAGTGtggtaaccatgttttttggaggTTACCATTTCTTTAATGGCAGTTTTAATACAAATACCACAatatttagattatattttGGTACATTTACATAGCTGAATCACAGCTATGTAACTTAAACTAGTTTGATTATAGTAGCCTATCTGTATAATTAGATTACCCTACTAGGTTGTCTATGTGTAGTTTTATACTTATACTTTATACTATATTTCTCTCCACTGTAGGCTATGTCTCAACATATAAAGCAGAATTACAATAAATGTTCACAATAAAGGTGTTTCCGGTCTCAGCAAACTAGCGTAAATTGACCgacagtgccatctgctgtttttgggAAAGTAAGTTCTTcaattgcatttgtgagaaaatctgcctgcatgcatttgtgagaaaatcaagccaagtttcctcagaaaaaaaggCAACTGAGTCTCACAGTTGTAACACACAATACATATGTTTGTCTATACCACCActgcattttctctcaaatAGAGTTTTGTATTTGCTAATCACTTTGCGTTTGTTTGAAAGTTgagtttttctttgcaaagcagaaaagacgttttagagcgttttcAAGCATTCCTTGTTTTCTTGCAAAACGATggatttgtttgatgaatattgACACAAAATTCACTCCATAAAAAGTTGCTTTACAACGTTGCTTTACAGTAAATGTtaatggtatatatatatatatatatatatatatatatatatatatatatgtatatatgtatatatatgtatatgtgtatatatgtatatatatatatatatatacactaccgttcaaaagtttggggtcagtacatttttattgtttctttctttttttttttttttttattaaaaaattaatacttttattcaccaaggatgtattaagttaataattaaaagtttattaaaagttaataataaataatttacattgttataaaatatttatattttgaataaacactgtacttttcaaacttgttattcatgaaagaatcctgaaaaaaaaaaaaaatcacaggttccaaaaaatatttggcaacacaactgttgatattatccaacattgatcattctaataataaatctgcatattagaatgatttctgaaggatcatgtgacacttaagactggagtaacagctgataaaaattcagcttttcatcacaggaataaattctattttaaagtatgttaaaataaaaaaaacattattttatattgtaaaaacattttgcagtattactgttttttttttctatatttttaatcaaataaatgcagccttgatgagcataagagacttctttaaagactattacaagtcttactgaccccaaacttttgaacggtagtgtttatagaaggtgcacagtgtcattcacacaaacactaaacaccatcatggtaaacaacattagatgcatacaaccctaatgtacaaaactgctaagaaaaaactaagaaaaaaagagttatgaaacacagggaattctgagAATGGCAATACTGTTGGAATACTGTTATTCACTATACATTTTACGATCTTTTACagttactgtagcatttttacagtacttTACCGTTAAATTTGcagtcatttttacagtgtatatatatatagtaaaagaaatgtatatttattatattttttttatattattataatttaaaatatttaatatatttaatttatatatttaatataatttttatataacaatttcataacaataaaataattgtactatgttaatactattttagttatatacatacatacagtatatatagtaaaaaacagacaataacaTTAAAAGACAGCAATAACacaaacagcaataataataaagtaataaataaatataaataaattaaaaataaataaaatgtatttatgttttaatataatttatttcatataatttttctataataattttatagcaataaaataattgtactgttaatactaatattttagttatatatatatatatatatatatatatatatatatataaacacaataacaataaaataataaattattataaataaataaaaataaataatttatgtatatttttatataactcacttcatattaatttatataataattttatgacaataaattaattgtactattttaataagatatatatatatatatatatatatttgtgtgtgtgtgtcaaattTATTAATACAAAGCACAATTTATTCGAGCAGCTCAGTgtgatttatttagaatttttgttttattttatatattaaccaCAATAACGACTTAGatgtttcaaatatatattaaaacaaataataataataataataataataataattattattattattattattattattattattattattataatcacataaaataatgataaataataatataaaaattaattcttAATTCAAAGCGCTACAACAAGCATAACAAGTGctacaatacaatacattttaacttcGACCGACACTGCAGAAATGAATATGCTGGTTTGGAGTTTAACGGGATGCAGCCTTCCCTCgcaatcccataatgcatttCACTTCCTAGATACCAGTGACAACgcgctgtatccaagcatggcGCTGTTATGTTGTCTTattattttgacatatttaagaACCGCGCTTTGCATTGAAGACACGAACACTACAGGAAACGTTAATATCACATTCAGTGACACGAACGACACGTCCGCTGATCGAGAAAAATCGCTTGATTTCAAGGATCCGGGAGTCAGTGAAACTCCGGTTCATCTGCCAGATCCAACAGCCTGGACTCCCGAATCCGTGACGGCGTTCCCCGATCACAACGAGTCCCCGGAGAGCTCCATCCCCGACACGAACCCCGAATCCCCGCGAGCCGCCACAGCAGCACAGCCTCTGCCGCTGTCTGGTGTCCTTCCTTCCCCGGTTACCGAAGGTGAGAATACAGATCATCTGTAAGTGATGCTTTATTAATCTGACCAACAAAGTGTGCTTGTTTACTCGTGTCCTCTTTCTCCTCAGTCTCTCAGCTGTGTCCATGCAACCTGCAGAACGGGCAGTGTGACATAAACTGCTGCTGTGATCCAGACTGCACTGAGGAACTGGCCCTGTTCACCGACTGCACAGTAGAAAGAGTCAGGTCAGCTTTGTTTCCAGACGAAACTGGAATAGCAGATACTAGATACTCTCTGGAAGAAGGATTAACCCATACAATATCTCATAACCGTGAAAGAAGTAACATTTCAatcaaaatgaacattctgtcatcattcgtTGTCAATCCACACTTGTATTATAACAGTGGAAAACAAAAGGAGATGTTAATGATGTTAACATCATTTGCTTTCCATTGTTTAGTTTACTTTTAGCACTTTTCTCATACTTTTGATTTGCTCAGTTAAATTTTGTTGTGACGTTATTGGATTTATTTAGTGATATATGAACCACAATTTTGGTGATTTTGCCAAAATATGGGAAAAGAAAACTATgctgaatgaaatgaaatgtcaaatatttgtatttatttacgtcaaaaataatttattatataatgtatttattataaaaagtagCATATATGTaagtgtaaatttaaaaataaccttttttctaatatctaaatatgaatttaaaacataatttgagtCTCAGAATTTAAATTCACTGTTCAAATGTTGCTTTATCAGATAATTTGAGGATAAATTGGGACTAAATACTTGtgatattgtaataaaatatttatgatgggACATTTAGCACACTCACTGGCTTGATTTTGTATTTGGTTGCTgacagtgattaaaaaaaaaatcctgatgtgtttctacgctaccagtcaaaagttttgaacagtacgatttttaatgttttttaaagaagtcttttctgctcaccaagcttgcatttatttgatccaaagtacagcaaaattgtaaaactttaaaatattttactatataaaataactgttttgtatttgaatatatttaaaaatgtaatttattcctgtgatttcaaagctgattttttagcataattactccagtcacatgatccttcagaaatcattttaatattttgatttgctgctcaaaaaacagttattatcattattattattactattatcatgttgaaaacagctgagtaaaattttttcagatttctttgataaatagaaagttcagaagaacagcatttatgtgaaatataaatcttttgtaacattataaatgtctttaccatcaattttgatcaatttaaagcatcccaccccccaaaaaaagatACTGACTCTAGGTTTtcgaatggtatagtgtataatgttacaaaagctttattatttcagataaattcctGATCTTTGTATTTTTCTATTCACCAGAGAATTCTGAAaacatttactcaactgttttaactgttgaaaataataatactaataataagtaataataaatgtttcttgaacagcaaatcagcatattagaatgatttctgaaggatcatgtgacactgaagactggagtaacgatgctgaaaatttagctttgatcacaggaataaattacattttaaactatattcaaatagaaaacagttattttaaatagtacaaatatttcacagtattactgcttttgctgtactttgtattaaatacatgcaggcttgctgagcagaagagaaaaaaaaaaaaacattaaaaaacttttgactggtagtgtatgttttattCTCTTTACAGTAATGACCCCAGACTGTGCAACCAGGAATCAGCCGTCTATTCCCTGAGCTCTACACAAGAAGGTTTTTCTAATGTCCAGTCCACTGTCCAGCGAGACGTCAACCCGGATGTCTTCTGTATTCAGTCTGCTAACTGTACGGGAGTCTTTTTAAGGCATTTGAGCTGTTTAAAATTATGACCAAATATCTGTGAGCCCTGCTAACCATATTcagacatatatatttttatcaatcAGTTTAAATTTCATCCTCTGTTCCTTTTCTAGATGAAGAAGGATTATCATTTGGTACACCAGCAGTTCCTACTGAGGAGAATTTTGACTCCCTGTTTGGACGATTTTTGGGATTCTTCTTTGGCCGTTTGACTGCGACCAGTACACTTCAGAGCCCTGATGTGGGAAATTCAACAGGATACCAGGTAAATCATTTTCCATtagtcatgtcattccaaacccatatgactttcCTTTCCGCAGCATACCGTGCCATGGCCAATTATAATGTGGATGAGTTTGTTCTGGCACTTACAGTACACTGGAATCAGGTTTCATGGGAAGCAGCACTGGGTTAGATTTAATATGGCTGTAACCCCTCAGTGCTTGtactgttataatattttactcTCTCTGTCAATGTTTTACTCTTATCAAAGAACATATTGATTTCAAAATGTCAGGATGGTTGTGTTTCTGCAGAGGTGGAgagcacatttttaattttaaatagctGGATTACTGTACATCCATATCAATGTATTGTATAGACCAATTTTGAGtagacgtcacttgcagctgcgcgtgcatagtggttgcagaaaaacaggtaaaatccatggaataagagaaaaaatatatttttgtgccttttgatgacaaaattggaatgcaaataatttgtatagaatactgtcatcaaagacaacatttgaagctaaatgcagatgtttaaacagactatggatgaaaactgctatgattactctacttttaaagcataaatttgatttgaacAGTAGGtctacatattatttacatatgctgttcatatgACGTATTGTATTaaccctacagttacagcatgaaatattatgtaaacctattactaacatttttaaataacattttttttttatctcacaattctgactttgttctgacaaatataagtttatatctcctaatttggactttataactcagttTAGCAAATCTAGAGAGTTTGTtcattctgaggggaaaaagccagaagtgtgtgaggacgagttgtttttcctctagatttgtgggatataatctctgaattgcaaaaataaagtcagaatttttaaatataaaatcaaatttacctttttttattcttttattccatggctccatagactacCAATTAAACCGGCCAAAAAAACGTCATCCCGgtttcggatctgtaagactatcccactatctaacgcCAATGTAGTTGAAAaacagtgcttatcgctgggtgacagGTTGTTGTAATatgcaaataacattttgaaaatgacatctaatcaatataatctgtactctttttaaatctaagtattttgtGCCGTATTCGTCtaattctctagccgtaaaggctatctctcctgggttttctgcaaccatgctgcgcatgcatcccgaatgtttacaaacagataattggtctattCATTTTCTCCTGAAAATGCTATTTGAAACACCCTTGTTACCACTGTTTAACCCTGTAAAGCCCTACATATGAAACAGTAATccaaaaaatccatatttttttaaatggagcATAGTACTGAAGACAATATGTTGTCTAtctaaaaaaagtttgtatatgtgttttaagtatcatatttgataacATAATCTTTAGTTTTAATCAGAGGCCTAAAGatgagcaaaaatatgcaatttctTGCAGTTGCTGATGTTAAATTGTCGAAAAAGTGACGTGAAATTCTGAAAGCTTGTAAATTCGTGAGGTGGAACTATATACAGTATTCACCAATAATATgatagttaaaggagaagtccacttccaaaacaaagattcacatataatgtattcacccccttgtcatctaagatgttcatgtctttctttcttcagccttaaagaaattttttttgaggaaaacatttcagcatttttctacaTGCagtggactggtatggtgccctgattttgaacttccaaaatgcagtttaaatgcggcttcaaacaatcccaaatgcggttgtaagcgatcccagccgaggaagaagggtctggCAACAGAGCACGGGATCCAGAAAATGTTttgctatgcgtttgattacgcacaggcggGTATAGCTACAGCGATCTAGCATGCCACATTAAGaagcgccaaaacggtatttattgcttgaatttcttaatgaaatggacagaatttgaaatatgtgactttgtttcatatcaaaagtaacaaagcacagaACTTGCCTGttgtgatttattggatgggtggtgcactatgtactgtttattCATCAACTGATAGAATGAACATCAGTAGACCAAAAGATCactgggatttaagaatcgatcttcattaaaatgagaatctattaaaattaagaatttttttttttttttacacagccctagcgtattttgtttttaaacactgtacATAGCAaaaagattggttattttcattaaaaataatacgatttatatactttttaatgccaaatgctcctcttgtcttactctgcctggactgtttttgttctggttcatgacagttagtgcatgtcgaaaaactcccatctcatgttctccctcaacttcaaaatcgtcctatatcactgttttgccttttttgttaaaggtgtttgatcttgttcactttgcaaagactgggttggaacttctgcagcgatgtaggatgattttgaaatgatttttgaagttttcaggcagtttttcgacatgccctaactgtcttgagtcagaatacacagagttcaagacaagacgagcgtttgagatttaaaaattatttatattgtgttttttttaatgcatataactgatcgtttcgctaagacccttctttctcggctgggatcatttacaacagcatttgagatcatttgaagccgcatttaaactgcattttggaagttcaaaatcggggcaccatatcagtccattacatggagaaaaatgctgaaatgttttcctcaaaaaacataatttctttacgactgaagaaagaaagacatgaacatctcggatgacaatggggtgagtacattatatgtgaatctttgttttggaagtggacttctcctttaaatgtttagttttatgatccaaacatataatacaatgcaatacaatgatgTTTGAGAgctgaacaaataaacattcctcAATTGCCTGATTAATCATATTTGATTCTCGCATTTTAAcatgatattttgtttttaaaaacttgtaTGGATAATGAGGTAAACCTTTGATCAAGTTGATAATTTAGAGCTTAAATTATGCTATAGTAGGCTTCATTTAAGCAACATTTCTGTCTGTGTTCTGTCCTCAGTATGGAGACGTCATTCAAACAGTGAATGAGGCTGGAGAGCAGGAGTTCTTCACCTTTCCTGCCTCCGCGGGAACAGCTCACTGCTTAGACGCAAACCCTGCAGGCAGGACAGAACAACTTATTCTAAAGAAAACATTAGTGCTGCATGTCTAAACAGTTGTGGCCACAGTGCAAGAGGAATTGTtcacacatttaaataacaacaacaagcTTTGTGGTTTGAGGCAATGTTAATATCAGTTTTGTTCACATAGGTGTAGTGATGTTTTTCCTCAGACTAGAACTAAATGTTCTAGTCTGTTGCTAAACATAGATTACTTTGTTGTTTTACAGGTTTTCTAAAGGAGCAGACAAGCAGATGTATGAGGAGCTTTGATTTGGCGGGTGATTGTGAAACACTAGAAGCTCTGCGCTTGGAGACttatattaatttcaacattcgTTCTGTGAGTACATTTCGGTTTTCAAACCATAGTGGTTTTATCATTACTGTGTTATTTAACAGCCTTGTTTGTTCTTTAGGGAAAAAAGCAAGAAGCTAAAGTaagcagatttttttcaaaagattttttatgatactatttgcattaaaaacattcaCTCTGTGGATTAATCTGacatgctttttgtttgttatcCGAGGTCATTGGTGTGGAGGTGGCAGCCATTACTCTGCAGTCTTTAGAGGGCACACAGACGTCAGTGGACTCAGCTGACCTTGCGTCCTATATTCCTGTCCTTCTGGAGACTGGTGACGTCTGCAATAATGTTGTACAGCAGGTGTGCACttaatgtactgtatatgttACTGGTGTATCAGAAATCTGAAAAGTATTAGAAATTATAAAGTGTTTAAGCAAATTATATCTGTTCTGTCAGGTGAAATACGCTTTCAGGTACAACGAAGTTGGGGAAATCCTGAATGTGATGGCATCAGTTTTGCTGGGCGCCATTAAAAGCGTCACAGTGCCTATTCAGCAAGAGTTTCAGATTTCATTCATGCAGGTATTTAATTCTACTCTTTccgtattttaaaaaataattgtaattattttaaaatcaattattcTACTTAAAGATcatattaaactattttattttattttacataccaAAAACGAAGTAATAATTTTGTGCACATCTTCTGACAGGACATCTCTAACACACCAGTGTTGCAATTTAGTGGCAATCCTGGCTATGTGGTGGGACGGCCCCTAGTGGCTGGGACAAGAACAGCAGAATATCCTTTATTATAACGTCTTTAAACAGATGTCTCCTTTGTGATGAAACAACTACATTATTCATTTTCCATTAGCATTGAACATCAATAATTTATTCCCTTTTGTGtacaac includes:
- the tctn1 gene encoding tectonic-1 isoform X2; the protein is MNMLVWSLTGCSLPSQSHNAFHFLDTSDNALYPSMALLCCLIILTYLRTALCIEDTNTTGNVNITFSDTNDTSADREKSLDFKDPGVSETPVHLPDPTAWTPESVTAFPDHNESPESSIPDTNPESPRAATAAQPLPLSGVLPSPVTEVSQLCPCNLQNGQCDINCCCDPDCTEELALFTDCTVERVSNDPRLCNQESAVYSLSSTQEGFSNVQSTVQRDVNPDVFCIQSANYEEGLSFGTPAVPTEENFDSLFGRFLGFFFGRLTATSTLQSPDVGNSTGYQYGDVIQTVNEAGEQEFFTFPASAGTAHCLDANPAGFLKEQTSRCMRSFDLAGDCETLEALRLETYINFNIRSGKKQEAKVIGVEVAAITLQSLEGTQTSVDSADLASYIPVLLETGDVCNNVVQQVKYAFRYNEVGEILNVMASVLLGAIKSVTVPIQQEFQISFMQDISNTPVLQFSGNPGYVVGRPLVAGTRTADGIVQSADPKGSLTILQNSGEMQDCLSGSSLRSPVLFGIDMVSGCTLKLSDGANCSLVSEVILWALKGQSFPDHIASFGNSLPQNPLDWVPIQNQTIASGTQACSIPLSYHLEVKWTKYGALVNPQAQIVSVMETIITNTSSLYKLYWKVNMQWIPNKCY
- the tctn1 gene encoding tectonic-1 isoform X1, whose product is MNMLVWSLTGCSLPSQSHNAFHFLDTSDNALYPSMALLCCLIILTYLRTALCIEDTNTTGNVNITFSDTNDTSADREKSLDFKDPGVSETPVHLPDPTAWTPESVTAFPDHNESPESSIPDTNPESPRAATAAQPLPLSGVLPSPVTEVSQLCPCNLQNGQCDINCCCDPDCTEELALFTDCTVERVSNDPRLCNQESAVYSLSSTQEGFSNVQSTVQRDVNPDVFCIQSANYEEGLSFGTPAVPTEENFDSLFGRFLGFFFGRLTATSTLQSPDVGNSTGYQYGDVIQTVNEAGEQEFFTFPASAGTAHCLDANPAGFLKEQTSRCMRSFDLAGDCETLEALRLETYINFNIRSGKKQEAKVIGVEVAAITLQSLEGTQTSVDSADLASYIPVLLETGDVCNNVVQQVKYAFRYNEVGEILNVMASVLLGAIKSVTVPIQQEFQISFMQDISNTPVLQFSGNPGYVVGRPLVAGTRTADGIVQSADPKGSLTILQNSGEMQDCLSGSSLRSPVLFGIDMVSGCTLKLSDGANCSLVSEVILWALKGQSFPDHIASFGNSLPQNPLDWVPIQNQTIASGTQACSIPLSYHLEVKWTKYGALVNPQAQIVSVMETIITNTSSLALLTSADGLLSVTSSVSFVDVSASASPGFKVPPTIDAKLPFDFFFPFV